The Jiangella alba genome includes the window CGGTGTTCGAGAGCAGCTCCGAGTACCGGCTCCGGGTGCAGGTCAAGGAGAAGGAGGCGCTGGCGTCGGCGGCGCTGGGCATGATCGAGCCGGGCATGTCGATCATGCTCGACACCTCCACCACCAACCTCTTCGTCGCCCGCAGCCTCGGCGACCTGCGGCTCGGCCCGCTGACGGTCGTGACGAACTACCTGCCGATCATGCAGGTGCTGAAGACGACGCCGGACATCCACCTGATCGGCGTCGGCGGCGACTACAACGCCACCCACGACGCGTTCCTGGGGCTCAGCGCCATCGAGGCGATCGGCGCTCTCACCACCGACATCGTCTTCCTCAGCACGTCTGCCATGACGATGTCGACCACCTATCACCAGGAACCTGAGATCGTTACCGTCAAGCGCGCGATGATGGCGGCCGGCCGGCGGCGCATCCTGTTGATGGATCCCACGAAGCTCAACCGCACCGCGCTGCACCGACTGGCTCCGACGTCGGAGTTCAACGCCGTGGTCGTGAACTCCGCGGTGGGTGAACGCGCGCTGGCTGAACTGCGCGATCACACCATCGTGGTGGCGGTCTCCTGAGCGTTCGCGGCGCGTGCTGCCACAGCCACGCTCACGCCACAGCTGTCCCGCGGGCCACGGCGGCGCCCGGTGCCGCACTCGCACGCGGTGTCGCTGCCGTACGCGGCGCAGCGCCCGTGAGCGCCACAGTGGCCGGTGTCGCGCCTGGATGCGGCGGGGCAGTCGCGCGCCGCGTCGAGGTTGGGTGCCGTGTCGCGCCTGGATGCGGCGGGGCAGTCGCACGCCGCGTCGAGGTTGGGTACCGTGTCGCGCCTGGGCGCGGCGGGGCAGTCGCGCGCCGCGCCGTAGCTGGCCGCCGTGTGGCACCTCGCGGCGCCGCCGCAGCCGCGCTGGCCGGGGCCGGTATCGGCGATGACCCGCGGCTCGCCGCCGCACTCAGCGCGATGGCCGCAGCCGCTGGCGCAACCCCGCCGACCCGGCCGGATGAGGCCCGAAGCGACCGTGATCCGGCCTGGTCGCGGGCCGGTCGCCGGGTGGCTGCTTGCCGTTCATCTCTTCGTGGAAGTTAAGTCTATCGTTCTTTGTGTTAAGTCTGTTACGGTCCCTCTCACACCACATCCATCGGCCGACTGCGACCGTCACGTCGGGAGGCGTTCGTGACCACCACCACCGCCGATCGGCAGAGCCAGGCCGACGGCGCGAGCACGGGCGGCGGCGCCGTTCCGACGGCGCGCGGCCGCCGCCGGGAGCGGCACCACTGGCGCCGTCGCCGCAAGGAGTACGCGCTCTTCCTGCTGATGATCTCGCCGAACCTGCTGATCATCGGCACCTTCGACTACTGGCCCGTCATCTACAACGCGTGGCTGAGCCTGACCCGCTGGAACATGCTGTCCGGCACGCCGCGGTACGTGGGCCTGCAGAACTACGAGAACCTGTTCAGCAGCTCCAGCTTCCACGGGATCCTGTGGAACACCCTGACGTTCAGCGCGGCGATCGTGATCGGCAGCGTCATCCTCGGCCTCGCCGTCGCGCTGCTGTTCGACCAGAAGCTGCGCGGCCGGGGCATCGTCCGGACCGCCGCGTTCGCTCCGCACATCGTCAGCGGCGCCGCCGTCGCGACGCTGTGGCTGTTCATCTTCGACCCGGCCTACGGGCTGACGCGGGTGGTGCTCGACCCGTTCGGGGTGGCGTCGCCGAGATGGGTGAACGACGCGGACTGGGCGATGATCGCGCTGATCATCGCGTACCTGTGGAAGGGCCTCGGGTTCGTCGCGATCGTGTACCTCGCCGGGCTGCAGAACCTCCCAGAAGAACTGTACGAGGCGGCCAAGCTCGACGGCGCCGGCACGTGGACGACGTTCCGGCGGATCACGCTGCCGCTGTTGTCGCCGGTGACGTTCTTCGTGCTGGTCACGTCGATCATCGGCACGTTCCAGGCGTACGACATGATCGCCGTCCTCACCGGTGGAGGACCGGGCGACGCCACGACCACCTTGTCGTGGTACGTCTACCAGCAGGGCTTCCGCGCCTCTGACGCCGGCACCGCCGCCGCGGCCGCCATGCTGCTGTTCTTCATCCTCCTCATCGTCACGGGCCTGCAGACCAGGTTCGTCCAGCGCAAGGTGCACTACACATGACCGCCGCACGGTTGCGACGGGTGCTGCTGTACGCCGGCCTGGTGGCCGTCGGGCTGCTGTTCATCGGCCCGATGTACTGGCTGTTCTCGTCGGCTCTCAAAGAATCTGGCGACATCTACCAGTTCCCGCCCCGCTGGCTGCCCGGCTGGCACTTCGAGAACTTCGCCGAGGCGTGGCGGGCCGCCCCGTTCGGCGACTTCTTCGTCAACTCCGTCATCGTCACCGCGGGCGGCGCCACCATCAAGCTGGTCAACGCGACGCTCACGGCGTACGCGTTCGTGTTCCTGCGGTTCCCCTACAAGAACGTGATCTTCCTGGTGATGCTCGGCGCGCTGATGGTGCCGAACAACGTCACGTTGATCGTCAACTACATCACCGTGTCGAACCTCGGCTGGATCAACACCTACCTGGGGCTGATCGTGCCCAGCGCCGGCTCGGTGTTCGGCATGTTCCTGCTGCGCCAGTACATGCTCACGCTGCCCGGCGACATCGTCGAGGCGGCGCGGGTGGACGGCGCGGGGCACCTGCGCATCATGTGGCAGGTCGTGCTGCCGATGTGCAAGCCGATGCTGGTCACGGTCGGCATCATCGCCGTCGTCGACATGTGGAACGACTTCATCTGGCCGCTGATCGTCACCAACACCGTCGAGATGCGGACGCTGCCCATCGGACTGCTCTACCTGCGCTCCAACGAGGGCTACGCGAACTGGGGCGCGATCATGGCCGGCACGGTGATGGTCGCACTCCCGATGCTCATCCTCTTCCTCCTCGCCCAGCGGCAGATCACCCGCGGGCTGACCGGCGGGGCCGTCAAGGGCTGACCCCCGCCTGCTCGTCACGAAAGGACGCACCCCCCATGCGACACCGCACCGTACTGCGACCCTCCCAGCCGAGCCGACGCGACTTCCTCGCCATGGCGGCGGCCGCCGGCGTCGCCGTCCCGCTGCTCGGCTGCGCGGGCGGCGTCACCGACGACGGCGGCAGCGACGACGGCACCGGCGACCCCGGCGGCAATCTCGACCAGGTCGACATCAGCCCGCCGTCGCAGTACGCCGGCCGCGTCAACGTCGCCATGTGGAGCGCGATGAGCGGCGTCAACGGCGAGGCGCTGGCCGCGCTGGTGGAGAGCTTCAACCAGTCGCAGGAGGACATCTACGCCGAGGTCCAGTTCCAGGGCGCGTACCCGGAGTCGGCGTCGAAACTCACCGCCGCGCTGCGGGCCGGCGCCGTCCCTGACGTCATGATGCTCGCCGACACGTTCTGGGGCCGCTTCCTCATCAATGACGCGCTGGAGCCGCTGAACGGCTACTTCGGCGACGACTTCGGCCGCGACGACTACGTCGAGGCCCTCTACGACGAGGGGCTGGTCGGCGACGAGCTGTACTGGCTGTCGTTCGGTCGCAGCACGCCGCTGTTCTACTACAACAAGACGGTGTTCCAGCAGCTCGGCCTGCCCGACCGCGGTCCCGAGACGTGGACGGAGCTACGCGAGTGGTCGGCGGAGATCTCGCAGCTCAGCGTCAACGGCCAGCCGCTGAAGGCGCACGCGTTCACCGGTGACGACGACTGGCAGTTCATGGCCGCGACCTGGCAGTTCGGCGGCAAGCTGTCCGAGGGCCTGGACGTCACCATCGACTCCGGCGGCGCCGTCGACGCGGCCCGCTGGCACCAGGAGTACATCTTCCAGGACAACTACGGCTACCTCGCGCAGGCGGCCGGCACCGACTTCGGCACCGGCGTCGTCGCCACCGCGATCACGTCGACCGGCGGGCTGCGCGGCATCTACGAGGCGTCCGCCAGCGCCGGGTTCGAGGTCGGCACCGCGTTCCTGCCGAAGGAGGTGGACAGCGGCGTGCCGACCGGCGGCATGGGGTTCTCGCTGCTCAAGGGTGCCGCGAAGGAGCGGAAGGACGCCGCGTTCGAGCTGCTGAAGTTCCTCGGCCAGCCCGAGAACGCCGCCGAGTGGACGCTCGCGACCGGCTACCTGCCGATCGTCAAGGCCTCGATGGACGTCCCCGATCTCGCGGACACCCTGGCCAGCGACCCGAACTTCAACGTCGCCGTCGAGCAGCTGCCCGAGGCGAAGGGCAGCGACGCGATCCGGTCCTACCTGCCCAACGGCACCGACCTCATCATCAGCGGCCTGCAGCGCATCTACAGCGACGGCAGCGAGGACCCGCAGGACGTGTTCGACGAGGTCGCCGAGCAGCTGCGGCAGGGCGTCGAGGACATCCGGCCCGCCTACGAGGAGTACTTCGGCTGATGACGCTGAGCGTGTGCGCGCACCGCGGGTCGCCGTCGGTGCTGCCGGAGAACACCGTCGGGTCGTTCCTGCAGGCGGTCGAGGAGGGCGCCGACGAGATCGAGCTGGACCTGCGGCTGTCGGCCGACGGGCGGCTGGTCGTCATGCACGACGCGACGGTCGACCGGACGACGGACGGCACCGGCGCCGTCGCGGAGCTGACGCTGCGGCAGCTCCAGGCGCTCGACGCCGGCGGCGGCGCGTGGATCCCGTCGTTCGAGGAGGTGCTGGACGGCGTCGGCGCGCGGCTGCAGGTGGAGATCAAGGCGCCGGAGGCGGCCGGCCCGCTCGCCGAGCTGCTGCGTGACCGTCCCGACGACCTCGCCCGCATCTCGCCGTGCTGCTTCGACCCGGACGTCGTCGCCGAACTGGTGCGGCTGTTCCCGGACGCGCCGGTCGGGCTGATCGCGTCCGGCGGGTCCGCCGAGTCGCTCGATCGCGCCGTCGAGCTGGGTGCGTCGCGTGTGTTGTTCGGCTGGGCCGGCACCGACCGCGCGCTGGTCGAGAAGGCGCAGGCCCACGGCCTGGAGTTCAGCGTCTGGCTGGTCAACACGCCGGAGCAGCTGCGCGACGCGCAGGCCCTCGGCGTCGACGGGTTCACCACCGACGAGACGGCCGTCATCGCGGCCGAGCTCGCACGGATCGAGGAGGCGGCATCATGACGGAACTTTCGCGGCGGGCGTTCGTGCGGCTCGGCGGTGCGGCGGCGGGTGCCGGCGCGCTGGCGGCGGCGGGGACGACGGCAGCGGCGGCGGCCGGGCGGGGCGCGGCAGCGTCGGCCGAGCGCACTGCGGCGTCGGCCGGGCTGCCCGGACGGGCCCGTCCGTTCGACCTGACCACGCCGGCCGAGCCGTTCCTCGTCAACGTCGGCCTGCACGACCAGCGGACGATCATGCAGTCGTTCGCCGTCGACAGTCCCGGCGGGCACGTCTACGTCGTGCAGATCACCCAGGGCGGGACCGTCCTCCCCGGCGACGCACCCGGCGACGAGGCGTACGCGCGCCGGGTCGCTCGCGGTGACCTCACGCTGTCCAAGCTCGACCTCGCCGGGAACCTGCTCGGGCACATGTATCTCAAGCGGTTCGGGCACGGCGTCGCGATCGGTGTGGAAAGGTCCGGCCGCGACGTCCACCTGTGGACAGAGGTCGACGCCGTCACCGAGGGCACGAGCGGGTGGGGGACGCGGCTGCTGCGGTTCCCGTTCGCCGACGGCACGGTCATCGACGCCGACGCGACGCCGGGCCTGCAACGGCGCGAACTGCTGCCCGGCGTCGACCGCACCACCTGCAACGTCGACCCCGTCCACCGCACGCTGGTCATGCGGTACCGCCGCGACGGCGCGTTCCGATACGCGCTCTTCGACCTCGACGACGTGCGGCGCGAGCAGCCGGCGTACGTGCCGGTCGCCGACGTCGCGCAGCCGGACGTGCTCAGCGGCGGCCCGGTCTTCCAGGGCTACGCGACGTACGGGCGCGACCTCTATCTCTACGACGGGCAGATCTACAGCGACACCAATCCGCCGTCGGGGCAGGGCAACGCGCACCTGACCCGGGTCGACTGGCGCACCGGCGCCGTCGCGGAACGGATCCGCACGACCGACGGGCACGAACTGCACCGGCGCGAACCCGAAGGCCTCGGCGTCTGGCTCGCCTCGCCGGGACGGCGGCCGACGGCGCGGCTCGGGTTCGCGTTCGGCACCAGCGTGACCGCCAACCCGGACGACGACCGCCTCTGCACGATCCTGACGAAGCGGCTCGGCTGAGGACGTGAGCCGGTGACCCCCGGGGTAGGGGCGGGGTGGTGTCGGGTGAGGTGACGTAGGTGCCAACTGTTGGCTCTCAGGTCACCCTCTCCGCACGCACCTCGTCCTGGCCGCGGACGTCGACGGAGCCCGGGGCTGGGGGCTGGGGTGGTGTCGGGGGAGGTGACGTGGGCGCCAACTGGTGGCGCTCAGGTCACCCTCCCCGCACGCACCTCGTCCTGGCCGCGGACGTCGACGGAGCCAGGGGCTGGGGCTGGGGCGGGGGCTGGGTGAGGTGACGTGGGCGCCAACTGTTGGCGCTCAGGTCACCCTCTCCGCACGCGCCTCGTCCTGGCCGCGGACGTCGACGGGGGCTGGGGGCTGGGGGTGGTGTCGGGGGAGGTGACGTAGGTGCCAATTGTTGGCGCTCAGGTCGCCCTCTCCGCACGCACCTCGTCCTGGCCGCGGACGTCGACGGGGGCTGGGGGCTGGGGGTGGTGTCGGGGGAGGTGACGTAGGTGCCAATTGTTGGCGCTCAGGTCGCCCTCTCCGCACGCACCTCGTCCTGGCCGCGGACGTCGACGGGGGCTGGGGGCCAGGGGTGGTGTCGGGGGAGGTGACGTAGGTGCCAATTGTTGGCGCTCAGGTCACTCTCCCCGTACACACCTCGTCCTGGCCGCGGACGTCGACGGGGGCTGGGGGCCAGGGGTGGTGTCGGGGGAGGTGACGTAGGTGCCAATTGTTGGCGCTCAGGTCACTCTCCCCGCACGCACGTCGTCCTGGCCGCGGACGTCGACGGGGCCAGGGGCTGGGTGAGGTGACGTAGGCGCCAACTGTTGGCGCTCAGGTCGCCCTCTCCGCACGCACCTCGTCCTGGCCGCGGACGTCGACGGAGGACGCGCGGGCCCGCCGTCGGTCAGGGCAGGACGGCGGTCGCCTCGATCTCGATCAGCTGCCCGGGAAACGCCAGCGCCGCCACGCCGACCAGCGTGGCCGCGGGCGGGCCGTCGGGGCGGACGGCGACGTCGGAGGCGGCGACCAGGCCGGCGTGGACCTGCTCGAGGCTGTGCTCGTCGTAGCCGGCGACGAAGATGCCGAGCCGGACGACGTCGGCGAAGGTGGCGCCGGCCGCCGCGAGCGCCGTGGCGACGTTGCGCAGCGTCTGCTCGGTCTGCGCGGCGAGGTCGCCCGCGCCCACCAGCGCGCCGGTGGCGTCGCACGGCACCTGGCCCGCGACGACGACCTGACGCGAGCCGGTGGCGACGACGACCTGGGAATAGGTGGGCGGCTGGGGGAGCCCGGGCGGGTTGATCAACTGCATCGGCATGGCGGCAGCCTACGTGCGGCCACCGACAAGGTCGGCGGGCCGGCTCCTAGGGTGGCCGCCATGACTGTCGCCCGTTCCATCGCCCTGTTCCTGCTGGCCGCCGTCGCCGAGATCGGCGGCGCGTGGCTGGTCTGGCAGGGCGTGCGCGAGCACCGCGGCCTGCTCTGGACCGGCTTCGGCGTCATCGCGCTCGGCCTCTACGGGTTCGTCGCGACGCTGCAGCCCGACGCGCACTTCGGCCGGGTGCTGGCCGCGTACGGCGGCGTGTTCGTGGCCGGCTCGCTGGCCTGGGCGATGGTGGCCGACGGGTTCCGGCCGGACCGCTACGACGTGATCGGCGCGGCGATCTGCATCGTCGGCGTCGCGATCATCATGTACGCGCCTCGTCACTCGTGATCTCGTAGATCGTCTCGAGGCCGTCCTCGGGGTCCAGCTGCTCGCCGACCTGGACGAACCCGTACTGCCCCACGAGATTGCGCGAGGCCAGGTTCGTCGGGCTGACGGTGGCCCGGACGATGCGCACCTGCGGGTCGTGGGCGGCGCGGTCGAGCATCAGCTCCAACGCGGCCCGGGCATACCCGCGGCGACGGTGGGCGGGGTCGATCGCGTAGCCGACCTCGACCCGCCCGTCGCCGTCCGGCGGTCCGTGGAAGCCGGCCCGCCCCACGGCCAGCTGGCGATCGTCGTCCCAGACGATGCCGGTGATCCAGGCGGCGCTGGCGGGGTCGGTGGCGACCTGCTCGCTGCGCATGCGCCACACGCTGCTCCAGTGCGGGCCGGCACAGTACGGCGTCAGCCGGATCGGCGACTCCTGGTTGGCCGCGACGAGATCGCCCGCGGCGAGGGCCGTCAACGCGGCCTTGTTCAACTGCACGATGCTGACGTGCTTCGGCTCGGTCATCACTTCGGTCATCGGGGCACATCGTGCTCGCCGCGGCGCCGGAACACAAGACGGCGCGGTGCGGCGCCGTCATCGGGTCAGGTGCCGGACGGCAGCGGCTCGCCGGTCTCCATCAGCGTCTTCAGGCTGGCGATGAGCTCCGGCCAGCCGCCGCTGATGTCCTGCAGGACCTGGCTGCCCGGCTCGAAGCCGTCGTGGATCACCGTCAGCCGAACCAGGTCGCCCCGCTGCTCGAGGTCGAACGTGACCTTGGAGCGCGGCTCCTTCGCCATCGCGGCGACCTTGTCCGGGTCCAGCCCGTGGGCGGCGGCGAACTCGGGCGTGAACGTGTGCCACGTGTAGGACAGCCGCCGGAAGGGGTCGGCCTCGAGCACGCGCTGCTCGTCGTCGGCGATCGTCGCGCCGGCCTCGTGCCAGACCATCGGCGAGCCGGCCTGCCAGTCGGTGTCGAAGGTGGCGCCCCAGTAGCGGCTGGTGAACGCCTTGTCGGTGAGTGCCTGCCAGAGCTGCTCCGGCGTCGTGCGGATGAACGTGGTGTAGGTGAACTGGGTGTCGCTCACGGGAGTGGCCTCCAATGCGGTCTTGAGGTCGGCGAGTGCCTGGACGCGCCCGCGGTGGTACCGGCTGATCCACCGGTCCGCGATGGCGTTGATCGGCTCGGCGTTGAGGAAGTGGTGCTTCTCACGGCCGCGCCTCTCGGTGGTGACGAGGCCGGCGGCCTCGAGGACGGCGAGGTGCTTGCTGACCGACTGACGGGCCATGTCGAGGCCCGCGCAGAGCTGACGCAGCGTCTGGCCGTTGTCGCGGTTCAGGCTGTCCAGCAGCGCCCGGCGACTCGGGTCGCCCAGCGCCCGGAACACGTCGTCGTCCATGTCGTCCTCTTCGCCAAATGGGCAGCTGTTTGGCTGCCTTTTAAGGATAGGCAGCCGCCTGGCTGCCTGTCAAGGAAACTCGGATGCGGCGCCGCAGGCCGGGCGGCAGGATGGGCCGGGATGGCTGCTGCGCTGCTGGACCCGCCCCGGGGTGTGCTGATCGTCACCGGACTGCCGGGCGCCGGCAAGACGACGGTGACGCGGCTGGTCGCCGCCCGGTACGCGCGCTCCGCCCGCCTCGACGGCGACGTCATGGCCGACCTCGTCGTCAACGGGCGCGTCAGCGTGATCGGCGAGCCGCGCGACGAGTCACGGCGGCAGTTGATGCTGCGGGCGCGGAACCTGTGCTCGCTGGCCGGCAACTTCGCCGCCGCCGGGTTCCTGCCCGTCATCGACCACGTCGTGCCGAACCGGGACGTGCTCGACGCGATGACCGCGTGGCTCGCGCCGCTCCCCGTCCGCTTCGTCGTCCTCGCGCCGTCGCTCGACGTCTGCCGCCGGCGCAACGCCGCCCGTGCGCCCGAGGAGCAGGTCCATTACGACTACAGCGGCCTCGCCGCCGAGATGGACCACTCCCTCGCCGGGGCCGGCTGGTGGCTCGACTCCTCGGCCCAGACCCCCGACGAGACCGCCGCCGACATCGTCAGGCATGCCGCCGCGAAGGCCGTCGTCGCCTGACTCAGGCGTCGAACTCGTACCTGAGCACGTACGCCGACGCGTCGAGCGTCATCTCGTTCACCTCGACGGCGCGACGGGCGGCGGTGAACGCGACGCGGACGACGACGAACAGCGGCGCGCCGGCGTCGACGTCCAGTGCGTCGGCGTCGTCGCTACGGGGCATCCGGGCCCGGACGTCCTCGGTGAAATGCGCCGGCTCGTGCCCGAGCTCGGCCAGCCGCGCATAGACGCCGCCCGGGCCGGTGTCCTCGTTGGCGATCGCGGTGCCGCGGGCGAGCTCGGCGGGGAAGGACGAGGTCGCGACCATGACCGGCCGGCCGTCGAGGAGGTAGCGGCGGCGCCGCACGAGCACGGTGCCGCCGTCGTCGAGGCCGAGGGCGACCGCGACCGGTCCGCCGGCCTCTTCCTCGGTGACGGTGACGTTGTCGACGGTGAGCGTGCGCTGCTCGCTCTCGGCGTCCCAGATGCCCCGGCCGCTGCCCCACGTGTCCTTGGAGAGCCGGGTGATCCCGGACCGCACGATCGGCCGGTCCCTCATGGGTGTGGTGCTCCCCTCAGGTGCTCGGCGATGACGGTGTTGGTGGAGAGGACGTGCTGGACCAGCTCGCGGAAGTCGTCCAGGCGGGGGTGGCCGGCGGCCTCGTCGGTGGTGAGGCGGCGGCCGAACAGCGGCGCCGGGTCGAACGAGGCGGCCGCGGGCATGAGCTGGACCGCCGGGCCGGGCTGGCCGGGCACCGGGCCGATGCGGCAGCCGAACGTGACGTGGTCGGAGTGGTCGTCGCGGTCCCAGGTACCGAAGACGGCGTCGAGGAGGACGTCGTTGCCGTCGTGGTGGTGGCAGCTGGCGTAGAAGACGGCGTAGGGGGCGTCGTCGCGGTGGACGAAGCCGGTGATGCGGCGGAACGGCTGGGCGCAGTCGGGGCAGCGGTGCTCGGCGATCTGCAGGTTCGGGGCGGTCGTCAGAGTCACCGGTGCATCCTCCCACCGCCGGGCGAACGCCCGGCGTCGATGCGTGCGGCGATGATCGACCAGCACGCGTCAGGTGGCAAGAACCCCGCTGAGCTGCGGGGGAGAAGTGGAGCGGGTGACGGGAATCGAACCCGCATGACCAGCTTGGAAGGCTGGGGCTCTGCCATTGAGCTACACCCGCGCAGGGCGACGAGCCCCGTGGGACAGAGTACCCTGTGATCTGGCCTAGACTTGTCCGGGCACCCGGGGCGTAGCGTAGTGGCTAGCGCGCCTGCTTTGGGAGCAGGAGATCGCAGGTTCGAGTCCTGTCGCCCCGACCAGCCCGCGTACGCAACCACCAGCAGCACGAACGGTTGCGTACGTGCCCGCACACCACCACACAGGAGACACGAAAGCGTGAAGAGCGTCGTCGAGACCCTCAACCCGACCAGGGTCCGGCTCGCGGTCGAGGTTCCCTTCGCCGAGCTTGAGTCGAACATCCAGTCCGCTTACAAGCGCATCGCCGCCCAGGTGACGGTGCCGGGCTTCCGCAAGGGCAAGGTCCCGCCGATGGTCATCGACCAGCGCATCGGGCGGCCGGTGGTGCTGGAGGAGGCCGTCAACGAGGCCATCCCGCAGATCTACCAGGACGCCATGCGCGAGAACGAGTTGACGCCGCTGGCGCAGCCCGAGATCGACCAGCCGCAGTTCGGCGAGGGCGAGGACCTCAAGTTCACCGCCGAGGTCACGGTCAAGCCGAAGATCGAGCTGCCCGAGTGGGAAGGCCTGGAGGTCCAGGTCGACGACATCGCGGCGAGCGACGACGACATCAGCGAGCGGCTCGACGTGCTGCGGGCGCGGTTCGGCACGCTGGTGACGGTCGAGCGGGCGGCGGCGAACGACGACTTCGTCCAGATCGACCTCAACGCCACCAGCGACGGCGAGCCGGTCGAGGGCGGGCAGGCCAGCGGCGTCTCGTACCAGATCGGCCGCGGCGGCATGATCGAAGGCCTGGACGAGGCCCTGGCCGGCCTCACGGCGGGCGAGACCAAGAGCTTCCGCACCACGCTCGTCGGCACCCACGAGGGCGAAGAGGTCGACGTCGAGGTGACGGTGAACGCCGTCAAGGAGCAGCAGCTGCCCGAGCTGGACGACGAGTTCGCCCAGCTGGCCAGCGAGTTCGACACCCTCGACGAGCTGCGCGACGACATCCGCGAGCAGGCGCTGAACAGCAAGCGCATCGAGCAGGCCATGGCGGCCCGCGACAAGGTGCTCGAGCAGCTCATCGGCAACGCCGGCGACATCCCGCTGCCCGAGGAGCTCATCACCCAGCAGGTCGAGGACCACCTCGCCGACGGCCACGGCGACGACGACCACCGGGCCGAGTTCGAGCAGAACCTGCGCGGCAACCTCACCCAGCAGTTCGTCCTCGACGAGCTGGTGAAGGCCGAGAGCATCGAGGTCTCGCAGGACGAGCTCAGCTCGTACATCATCCAGCAGGCCATGCGCTCGCGCATCGACCCCAACCAGCTCGCCCAGCAGCTGGTCGACCAGGGCAACCTCCCCTCCGTCGTCGCCGACGTGGCGCGCGGCAAGGCGCTGGCCCTCGCGGTCGAGAAGGCCAACGTCACCGACGCCTCCGGCAACGCCGTCGAGCTGAACCGGCTGCGCGAGGACGGCACCCTGGCCGAGCCCGGCGAGGTCGAGGGCGTCGCCGCCCCGGCGGTCGACGGCTCGTTCGAGTTCGCCGAGCTGGACGCGGACCAGGACGCCGAGGCGGCGGACGCCGCCGACGCGGCTGAGGAGGCCGAGGCCGGCGACGCCGAAGCGGCCGACGCCGACGAGGCCGACAAGAAGGACTGACGGCCGGACCGCAGCAGCGACCACGCGATCAGGTGACCACCCCACGGGCTGGTCACCTGATCGCGTTTGCGCACCATATGGCCTCGCCGCGCACGCCGTCAGCGAACACCGGCCATGCGGCGGATGGTCGCCGCGGCCTTTGTGGTTACTGTCGTTGACACAACGAAGAAGACACACACGAACCAACGGTCTCGACGACCAGTCAGCAAGCCCCAAGGAGATCACGGTGAGCACACGCCCCGAGACGTCGGGCCCGTCCCTGATTCAGGCCCACGCCCCCGCGCCCGGCATCGGTGGTGGTCTTGACGACCACATCTACAACCGGCTGCTGCGAGAGCGCATCATCTTCCTCGGCTCCGAGGTCCGCGACGAGAACGCCAACGCCATCTGTGCGCAGCTGCTGCTGCTGGCGGCCGAGGACCCCGACCGCGACATCAACCTGTACATCAACTCGCCGGGTGGCTCGGTGTCGGCCGGCATGGCCATCTACGACACCATGCAGTACGTGAAGCCCGACGTGGTGACGCTGGCGATGGGCTTCGCGGCCTCCATGGGCCAGTTCCTGCTGACGGCGGGGGCGCCGGGCAAGCGCTACGCG containing:
- a CDS encoding ATP-dependent Clp protease proteolytic subunit, which produces MIQAHAPAPGIGGGLDDHIYNRLLRERIIFLGSEVRDENANAICAQLLLLAAEDPDRDINLYINSPGGSVSAGMAIYDTMQYVKPDVVTLAMGFAASMGQFLLTAGAPGKRYALPHARILMHQPSGGMGGSASDIRIQAEAMLRTKKEMAQLIAHHTGQPVERIEADSDRDRYFTPQEALEYGFVDHVVASASQVSDGGGTA
- a CDS encoding AAA family ATPase — translated: MAAALLDPPRGVLIVTGLPGAGKTTVTRLVAARYARSARLDGDVMADLVVNGRVSVIGEPRDESRRQLMLRARNLCSLAGNFAAAGFLPVIDHVVPNRDVLDAMTAWLAPLPVRFVVLAPSLDVCRRRNAARAPEEQVHYDYSGLAAEMDHSLAGAGWWLDSSAQTPDETAADIVRHAAAKAVVA
- a CDS encoding ArsR/SmtB family transcription factor, with amino-acid sequence MDDDVFRALGDPSRRALLDSLNRDNGQTLRQLCAGLDMARQSVSKHLAVLEAAGLVTTERRGREKHHFLNAEPINAIADRWISRYHRGRVQALADLKTALEATPVSDTQFTYTTFIRTTPEQLWQALTDKAFTSRYWGATFDTDWQAGSPMVWHEAGATIADDEQRVLEADPFRRLSYTWHTFTPEFAAAHGLDPDKVAAMAKEPRSKVTFDLEQRGDLVRLTVIHDGFEPGSQVLQDISGGWPELIASLKTLMETGEPLPSGT
- a CDS encoding UTRA domain-containing protein, giving the protein MRDRPIVRSGITRLSKDTWGSGRGIWDAESEQRTLTVDNVTVTEEEAGGPVAVALGLDDGGTVLVRRRRYLLDGRPVMVATSSFPAELARGTAIANEDTGPGGVYARLAELGHEPAHFTEDVRARMPRSDDADALDVDAGAPLFVVVRVAFTAARRAVEVNEMTLDASAYVLRYEFDA
- the tig gene encoding trigger factor, encoding MKSVVETLNPTRVRLAVEVPFAELESNIQSAYKRIAAQVTVPGFRKGKVPPMVIDQRIGRPVVLEEAVNEAIPQIYQDAMRENELTPLAQPEIDQPQFGEGEDLKFTAEVTVKPKIELPEWEGLEVQVDDIAASDDDISERLDVLRARFGTLVTVERAAANDDFVQIDLNATSDGEPVEGGQASGVSYQIGRGGMIEGLDEALAGLTAGETKSFRTTLVGTHEGEEVDVEVTVNAVKEQQLPELDDEFAQLASEFDTLDELRDDIREQALNSKRIEQAMAARDKVLEQLIGNAGDIPLPEELITQQVEDHLADGHGDDDHRAEFEQNLRGNLTQQFVLDELVKAESIEVSQDELSSYIIQQAMRSRIDPNQLAQQLVDQGNLPSVVADVARGKALALAVEKANVTDASGNAVELNRLREDGTLAEPGEVEGVAAPAVDGSFEFAELDADQDAEAADAADAAEEAEAGDAEAADADEADKKD